The sequence GCATGAACGCGTCGATTCCCGCGCCGCCCGAGTCCGAGCCCTCGAAGGGTTCCGGGTTCGCCAGCTCGGAGAGGACCTCGTTGCGCGCCTCGCCCTCGGGCATGGCCAGCACGAGCTCCAGGTCATCGCGCGACAGCGTCATGGCGCGCTTCAGCTCGGGGTGCTCGCTCTCCCACGCCTGGGCATCGGGGAAGCGCTGCTCGGGGTTTTCCGGATCCGTGACGCTGCCGTCCGCGTGCTGCACTACCGAGCGGCCGCTCTCGCCCTCCGAGGGCGCATAGAGCAGCACCGAGTCATCCTCCCCCGCCAGCTCGAAGGACTTCTCCAGGTCGGCGGTGGCGCTCACGCCAGGGCGGTTTCCAGACATCTCCTCCTGCCGGGCCTGGGAAGCCTGCGGCGAGGCCGCGCCTCCCGTGCGGGCACGCCATGCTTCCCAGTAGCGGGCCGGAGGGGGGGGAACGTTCGTCCCCAGCAGGTGCTGGTAGCGCGGCAGCCGGGCCTGGAAGTCGCTGTGACCCGTGTAGGTGCTCATCGGGTCCGACGACTTGCGGGCCCGTCCCGCCAGGCTGGGAGCGTGCGCCTCGAGCAGGGAGTGCCCGGCCTCCTGAGAGGACTGGAAGTCACTTTGATCCGAGAAACCCCGCCGGGCCACTGGCTCTACGGGAGCCGTAGGCTGGTGTCGGATGGGAGCGGTGACTTCAAGCCGCGCCGCCCACGTCGTCGCGGTGGAGATGCCCGAGAGGATGCGGCGGATAGAGCTCATGCGTTTTCATTGTCCTGTGGAACCCTTCAAAGTTGCTACCCCTCTCTGAGCCAGACAGACCTACACTGAGGGGTGCTGGGGGTTCCGTGCGGCATGCGGTATAGAGTTCCCAGTGCTGCCCGAGGACGGGATGCGAATCGAGAGCGCGGGACAGACACACGTCGGCAGACGGGCCCACAACGAAGATGCCTATGTGGTGCGAGGCGACCTGGGCCTGTTCGTCGTCGCGGATGGGCTGGGCGGGCAGGCGGGCGGTGAGGTCGCCAGCCGCTGTGTGGTGGACGCCTTCACCGAGTTCGGCGAGCGCATGCTGCGCGACTCCAACTCCACCTGGCCGGACCCGCTGAACCCTCAGAAGAGCCGCGAGGAGAACCTGCTGCTGGCCTGCACGGCCATGGCGCAGCGCGCGCTGCAGACGCGCCGGGTGGGCTACCTGCGCGACATGGGCTCCACCGTCGTGTCACTGCTGGTGAGCGACAAGGTGGCTGCCGTGGCGCATGTGGGCGACAGCCGCCTGTACCGGCTGCGCGCCGGCCAGATCGAGGCGCTCACCAAGGACCACTCCGTCACCGAGGAGCTGCGCGCCGCCGGCCTGGAGCCGCCTCCGCGAGGGCAGAGCGCCTTTGGCCACATCATCACCCGAGCCCTGGGCACCGAGCGGGCCGAGCCCACCGTGCAGCGGGTGGAGCTGCAGCCGGGAGATGTGTTCCTGCTGTGCTCGGACGGCCTCTACGAGCCGCTCGAGCCGGAGCGCATCATCGAGGGCCTCTCCAAGGCCTCCGTGCAGGATGCCTGTGATGTGCTCGTGACCGGCGCCTACGACGCGGGCGGCCGCGACAACATCACTGCCGTGGTGGTGCGCGTCTCCAGCCCGCCGTCGCTCACCGGGCTGATCTAGAACTCCGCGCAGAAGAGGGGCTCGCGGCTATTTCGAGGGCTCGAGCACCAGTGCCAGCAGCGAGTCCGCGTTCTTATGACACTCGAGCGGGTGGCGCAGGGGCGTGTTCGGATGGAGCGCGTAACGGTTGCGCCGCCCATCACGGGAGCGGGTGAGGTAGCCAGCCTCCTCGAGGTCCGCGACGATCTTCTGCACCGCGCGCTCGGTGATGCCCACGCTGGAGGCCACATCGCGCATGCGCGCCTCCGGATTCCGGGCCAGGCACAGCAGCACGAGGGCGTGATTGGTCAGAAAGGTCCACGCCACCTCGTGGCCGGCTCGGCGAGGGTTCATGGGGACATTGTACCGTTGCCCCCGTGTGGCGCGGACGGCCTACGGGATGGACAGCATGCCCTTGATGCGGTCGATCAAGGCCTTCTCTGAGTCGGCGAAGGAGCCATCGGAGACGGCCAGGGCTCGGGCGGCCTCCAGCACGTCATCGGGGCGGGTGCGCAGGATGGCCAGGTCCGGCTCGGGCAGGGGACCTCCGGCCTTGAGCGCGCCCAGGAGCGACTGGAGATCCGCCTCGGGCACGTTCCAGCTGCGGCCTAGGCCGAAGATGACGAGATGCTCGGCGTGTGTGAGCTGACGGTCACTCCAGGCGACCTGGAGCAGCAGCTTGATGATCTCGGTGTTGAAGCGATCCTCGGCAGAGGGCGTCATCCATCATTCCCCGGGCTAGAGCGGCTCGACTCTACACCCAGGCGGGGCGAGGTGGGGCAGCGCCGTTGGCTGGGAGACGCTCTCAGGTCCCCGGGGCGTCCGAGGCCGTGGCCTCCGGCGCGGGCTTCTCCTCACCGGCGGCCTTTACCTCGGGCGGCGCTTCGGCCTTCAGGGCGGGCTCGGCCCCCGTCTCGGGGGCGGGCGCGGGGACGGCTTGGCTCTGGGCCTGGGCCTGGATCATCGCGTCCACGGGCAGGCGGCGGGGCGGCACCACCACGGGGGGCGGGACGGGGCAGCGCGTGCAGGGGCCTCGGAGCGGCACCGAGAGCACCTGGCCGATGTGCAGCATGGAGCCGCGGATGCGGTTCGCGTTGCGGAGCCCCTGCACCGTGGAGTTGTACTTGATGGCGATGGCGCCCAGCGTGTCGCCCGAGCGCACCCGGTGCATGGCGATGTTGTGCTCCGGCTGCAGCGCGAGCAGCGGGGCGAGGCGGCGCCCCAGCTCCTGGGCGCGCGGGTTGTAGAAGCGCACGTGGAAGTGGTCGCGGTGGCCACGCGCGTGCTTGATGATGGACTGCTCGCCCGCGTGGAACAGCGAGTCCAGCCACGCCTTGTCCTCGCCGATCTTCAGCGCGTGATCATAGAGGACCTTCTGGACACGGCGGTCCACGAGGATGAGCTGCACGTCCGCGTGGGTCACCAGGGCGCGGATGAGGGCCCAGTTCATCACCAGGTCGATGGAGTTCTCGCGGGCGCGGGTGCGCACCACGTTGCCGTTCGGGTAGTAGAAGCCCAGGTCCACATCCCGGCCGTTCTGGTGGCTCTTGTGGGGCCGGATGTAGCCGCCATCCTTGGCGCTGATCTGGTTGACGCGGAGCAGGGGGGCATCGGGGTAGCGCGCCCGGAGCTCGCGGATGACCTGGGTGAGGTAGTCGACGGTCTCCTGGGTGGTCCACGCCTTCTCGGGGGAGACGACGGTCCAGTCCTTGCTGTCCGGGAAGCGGAGGGCGTTGACCATGCGGCCGCTGTGCACGAAGCCCACGGACACCGAGCCCAGGGTGGCCGGCTCCTCCTTCCACCGCCGCTCCAGCTCGGTGTCGGAGATGTCGGTGGTGTACTGCACCTCGGGGCTGCCGGGAGAGGCCTCGGGGCCCTCGGACTCATCCGACTCGGTGGATTCAAACCCAGCGACCTCGGCCGAGTCAGAGTCGTCATCCGCCTCGCCCTCGGCGGCGTCTTCGCCCTCGGGAGCCGCCTCGGGGGACTCCGCCACGGCCGTCGAAGCCGTGGGAGCGCTCACCGCCTCGGTGGCAGCCCCCGGCATGGCGGCCGAGGATGCCAGCGGCTGAGACGGTGGCACCGCCGCCGTTTCGGCGTGCGAGGGGCTCGCCGGCGGGACGGAGGGGGAGACGACGTGCGCGGTACACGCAGCGCACAGCAACAGGGGAATACAGGACAGGAAACGCACGCGGCGCAGAGGATTACCCGAAAACGGCCAAACCTGAAGCGGACGGCCAGCCAAAGTCGGGCGGACTGGGGCGCTCGTGACCCCGGAGGGCAGGCAGGCAAGCACAGGCCCCGAGCGAGAGACATGTTCCTTGCGGGCCCGAGGGGCCCGGACGATGGTGCAAGCGGCCCCTCATGACCGTGCTTCTTCCCTCGGAACAGCCGCCCGCGCCTCCCTCGCCGCAGCGTGACTCCGAGGAACGCATTCGGCAGTTCTTCCTCTGGGCACTGGTGGCGGGAATCGTGCCTGTCTTGGGTCTGCCCGTAGTGCTGGGGCTGACGCTGCTCGGGCGGCGGGAGGCGGCGAGCCCGTCTTATCAGCGCTGGTACCGGAGGCTCGTGGCGCTGGCCATCCTGGACGTGCTGGTGGCGGCGGCCAGCCTCAGCCTGTCTGGGGGGAACTGGAAGGAGCGGGCCCGCTCCCCAAAGGTGCTCGCGGCGCCCCGGGTGCTGGGCGTCACGGTGGATCCGGACTCCTCCGGGCCAGGGCTTCGGCTCGCGGAGGTGGATCCGCGCGGGCCTGCGGCGGCAGCGGGCCTGAAGGCCGGCGAGGTGGTGCTGCGAGCCGAGGAACAGCCCCTCTCGAGCAGCCAGCACCTGAGTGAGCGGATCCAGTCGTTGCAGTCCGGTGCGGCGGTGCGGCTGGAGGTGGAGAGCGGTGGGGCCCGGCGGGAGGTGCGCGTGGTGCCTGTGGAGGCTTCCGAACTGCCTCCGCTGCCGCGAGGCCTGTTCGAGCCTCAGCCCCGAGGCGTGCCCGTGCTCACCCGGGACACGTGGAAGGGTGTGCTCGGGCTGGTGCTGCCGGTAGGGGCGCTGCTCGGGTTGTGGGGGCTGGGCCGCCGCCGTGGCGCCGACACGCGCCCGCTTCTGGTGCTGGGGGCGCTCGTGGTGTCGGGGCTCGGCACATGGGTGGCCTCCCGGGGGCTCTCCGCGCTGCTCGGAGGGCCCTCCCGGGGCGTGGTGCTGCTCAGTGGCGCGGTGAGTGCGGGGGGGCTGCTGCTCGTGGCGGCGGTGCTGGCCCGGCGCGCCCCTCCAGTAGCCGAGGCGCCGGAGCAGCCACGGTGGCTCTGGGTCTACTTCTCGAGCGTGGGGCTGCTGATCACCCTGGGGGCGCGCGCGATGGTGTTGGTGGGCTGGGTGTCTCAGGTGCTGGGGGCGCTGCCCGACCAGAACCAGCACCCGATGGTGGAGATGGCCCGGCAGGGGCCGCTGGGGCCGCTGGGGTGGAGCTTGCTGGCCATTCCCTCGGCGCTCTTGGCGCCCGTGGGCGAGGAGCTGCTGTTCCGAGGGGTGCTCCTGCCCTGGCTGAGCGGGTGGATGGGGAGGGTGGCGACGCTGGTGGTGAGCGCGGCGGTCTTCGCGTCGCTCCACCTCTTCTATGGCGTGTTCGCCGGGTGGATCTTCTTTCTGGGGCTGCTGCTGGGGTGGGCGAGGCTGGCCAGCGGCGGGCTGCGCGCGCCTATGCTCCTGCACGTCACCATCAACAGCGTCGCGCTGCTGATGTTGGCGCGCACCCTGGTATGACTCCATCGTTTCAACTGGACTTCGTCTCCCCTGGACGTGTGGCCCTCATGAGCGACGAGGCATTCCCTCAGGACAAGCAGGCCTTGATGGAGATGCTGGGTCCCCTGTTTGGCGACGCGGTTCCCCACAACCAGGTCCTGGGCATGCAGCTGGTGGACGTGGGGCCGGGAGAGGCCTCCGTGCGGCTGCCGTATCAGGACTTCCTGGTGGGCAACCCCGAGACGGGCGTGCTGCACGGCGGGGCCGTGATGGCGCTGCTCGATGTGGCTTGCGGCACCTCGGTGTTCCTCAAGCTGCGGCGACTGGCGCTCATCGCCACGCTGGATCTGCGCATCGATTACCTGCGGCCAGCCCGTCCCGGGAAGGACATCCTCGCGCGCGCCGAGTGCTACAAGGTGACGCGCTCGGTGGCCTTCGTCCGGGCGCTCGCGCATGACGGAGAGCCGGACGATGCCGTGGCCTCCGCTCAGGGCACCTTCATCATCCGGGAAGACTGAGCCATGGAGCCCCGCCCGCCCATCCGCCTGGCCGAGCTGCTGCGCGAGGTCCGCCAGAGTGGCGATTACCGCCGCCTCACCGAGGCCATCCCGTACGCGCGCTTCCTGGGGCTGCACATCGAGCCCCAGGGTGGCGAGGTCCTCTGCCGGATGGAGTACTCGCCGAGAATCCTCGGCCACCGTGCGCTGCACGGTGGCACGGTGGGGGCCCTGATGGAGTCCGCCGCCATCTTCGAGCTGCTGCGCCAGCCGGCCACGGAGCACGTGCCCAAGGTGATCAGCGTGACGGTGGATTTCCTGCGCAGCGGCAAGCTGCAGGACACGTACGCCCAGGCCCGCATTGTCCGGCACGGGCGCCGCGTGGCCACGGTGCGAGTCGAGGCCTGGCAGGAGGACAGGGCGAGGCCCATCGCCAGCGCCCACGTGTTGCTCCTGCTCAGCACATCCACGCAGGCTGGGCGCGAGTAAGTCCGCAGTGAGCGGTGGGCCGGCCTGGCGGTGCGTTGTCTATCCGAGGCTACCCGAGCATCTCGTTCAGCAGCTTCGCGACGGCCTTCGGATCCGCCTGGCCGTTGGTGGCCTTCATGACCTGGCCCGTGAAGAACCCGGTGAGGCCCTTCTTGCCGCCCCGGTACTCGGCGACCTTGGCGGGGTTGGCGTCCAGCACGCCCTGGATGGCGGCGCGCAGCTGCTTCTCATCGCTGACGACACGCAACCCCTTGCGCTCGACGATGGCCGCAGGCGCCTCGCCGGACGTCTGCGCCTCCGCGAGCACGTCCTTGGCGATGCGGGAGCTGATACTGCCCTCGGTCACCAGCGCGACGAGCGCCGTCAATTCCTTCACGCCCACGCGGTGGGTGCCCGCGTGGATGGAGGCGGCCAGATCGTTCACGACCCATGACGCCAGCGCCGCCACCTGCTTGCCCTCAGCTCCCTCCAGGTACGAGGCGAGCTGCGGATCGCGTGCGAGCAGGTTCGCCTCATTCTCGCTGACGCCCTGCGTGCGCAGGCGCGAGAACACGGCTTCCTGTGCGCTGTCGAGCGCCGCGCGGGCCGGTGCCGGAGCCGAGGACGCCGCCGTGTCCGCCTTCCTCTCGGGCTTCGGCTTGGACTCCGCCTTGGTGGGCTCTGCCGTCTCGGCCTTCTTGGCCCAGGTGTCCTTCAGCGTGATGATCCGGTTGAACACCAGCGCGGTGTCGCTGCTGTCCACCGGGTCTCGCCAGAAGTAGCCGGTGCGCTCGAACTGGTAGCGGGCGTCGGCCGGATCCTTCGTGACGCTCGGCTCCACCAGCCCGTGCGTCACCACGAGGCTGTTCGGGTTCACGAAGCTCATGAAGTCCGTGTTGAGCGGCTGCGCCTCGTCCTCGTGGCCGGGCTGCTCGGGCTCGAACTGCGCGGCCTCGGCGTCGGGGTTCGGCACCGTGAAGAGGCGGTCGACCAGGCGGAACTC is a genomic window of Hyalangium minutum containing:
- a CDS encoding PP2C family protein-serine/threonine phosphatase; translated protein: MRIESAGQTHVGRRAHNEDAYVVRGDLGLFVVADGLGGQAGGEVASRCVVDAFTEFGERMLRDSNSTWPDPLNPQKSREENLLLACTAMAQRALQTRRVGYLRDMGSTVVSLLVSDKVAAVAHVGDSRLYRLRAGQIEALTKDHSVTEELRAAGLEPPPRGQSAFGHIITRALGTERAEPTVQRVELQPGDVFLLCSDGLYEPLEPERIIEGLSKASVQDACDVLVTGAYDAGGRDNITAVVVRVSSPPSLTGLI
- a CDS encoding helix-turn-helix transcriptional regulator, with amino-acid sequence MNPRRAGHEVAWTFLTNHALVLLCLARNPEARMRDVASSVGITERAVQKIVADLEEAGYLTRSRDGRRNRYALHPNTPLRHPLECHKNADSLLALVLEPSK
- a CDS encoding TerB family tellurite resistance protein — its product is MTPSAEDRFNTEIIKLLLQVAWSDRQLTHAEHLVIFGLGRSWNVPEADLQSLLGALKAGGPLPEPDLAILRTRPDDVLEAARALAVSDGSFADSEKALIDRIKGMLSIP
- a CDS encoding penicillin-insensitive murein endopeptidase, encoding MPPSQPLASSAAMPGAATEAVSAPTASTAVAESPEAAPEGEDAAEGEADDDSDSAEVAGFESTESDESEGPEASPGSPEVQYTTDISDTELERRWKEEPATLGSVSVGFVHSGRMVNALRFPDSKDWTVVSPEKAWTTQETVDYLTQVIRELRARYPDAPLLRVNQISAKDGGYIRPHKSHQNGRDVDLGFYYPNGNVVRTRARENSIDLVMNWALIRALVTHADVQLILVDRRVQKVLYDHALKIGEDKAWLDSLFHAGEQSIIKHARGHRDHFHVRFYNPRAQELGRRLAPLLALQPEHNIAMHRVRSGDTLGAIAIKYNSTVQGLRNANRIRGSMLHIGQVLSVPLRGPCTRCPVPPPVVVPPRRLPVDAMIQAQAQSQAVPAPAPETGAEPALKAEAPPEVKAAGEEKPAPEATASDAPGT
- a CDS encoding type II CAAX prenyl endopeptidase Rce1 family protein, whose protein sequence is MTVLLPSEQPPAPPSPQRDSEERIRQFFLWALVAGIVPVLGLPVVLGLTLLGRREAASPSYQRWYRRLVALAILDVLVAAASLSLSGGNWKERARSPKVLAAPRVLGVTVDPDSSGPGLRLAEVDPRGPAAAAGLKAGEVVLRAEEQPLSSSQHLSERIQSLQSGAAVRLEVESGGARREVRVVPVEASELPPLPRGLFEPQPRGVPVLTRDTWKGVLGLVLPVGALLGLWGLGRRRGADTRPLLVLGALVVSGLGTWVASRGLSALLGGPSRGVVLLSGAVSAGGLLLVAAVLARRAPPVAEAPEQPRWLWVYFSSVGLLITLGARAMVLVGWVSQVLGALPDQNQHPMVEMARQGPLGPLGWSLLAIPSALLAPVGEELLFRGVLLPWLSGWMGRVATLVVSAAVFASLHLFYGVFAGWIFFLGLLLGWARLASGGLRAPMLLHVTINSVALLMLARTLV
- a CDS encoding PaaI family thioesterase, which gives rise to MSDEAFPQDKQALMEMLGPLFGDAVPHNQVLGMQLVDVGPGEASVRLPYQDFLVGNPETGVLHGGAVMALLDVACGTSVFLKLRRLALIATLDLRIDYLRPARPGKDILARAECYKVTRSVAFVRALAHDGEPDDAVASAQGTFIIRED
- a CDS encoding PaaI family thioesterase, with the translated sequence MEPRPPIRLAELLREVRQSGDYRRLTEAIPYARFLGLHIEPQGGEVLCRMEYSPRILGHRALHGGTVGALMESAAIFELLRQPATEHVPKVISVTVDFLRSGKLQDTYAQARIVRHGRRVATVRVEAWQEDRARPIASAHVLLLLSTSTQAGRE